The following coding sequences are from one Lolium rigidum isolate FL_2022 chromosome 6, APGP_CSIRO_Lrig_0.1, whole genome shotgun sequence window:
- the LOC124664584 gene encoding uncharacterized protein LOC124664584: protein MAGQVSEKELEIVLMQAMIAAKNIRPQRDRLLQLRRRLEQLSLSLSPSDDDHAGKIKKLARDLFDVYYIGIEYGARTLFTCLKLAAEGGARLAVNLAFTAMSDEQLHDALVAQRLPARPTTQTEALTRVEVTLHAVKVLQEHHVPRCIEHLVGQRPPIVGERPKTDPSDKAPPAATPVDLDKARDYLDRAITLADLAVKHIDLAVAVISRFLDPKEVASLSHFTDETAYISEVPALLTLFATTTISVVYRSHHIC, encoded by the coding sequence ATGGCTGGACAGGTGAGCGAGAAGGAGCTAGAGATCGTGCTCATGCAGGCCATGATCGCCGCGAAGAACATCCGCCCCCAGCGCGACCGCCTCCTGCAGCTCCGCCGCCGGCTGGAGCAGCTCAGCCTCAGCCTCAGCCCCAGCGACGACGACCACGCGGGCAAGATCAAGAAGCTCGCCCGCGACCTCTTCGACGTCTACTACATCGGCATCGAGTACGGCGCGCGCACCCTCTTCACCTGCCTCAAGCTGGCGGCCGAGGGCGGCGCCCGCCTCGCCGTCAACCTCGCCTTCACCGCCATGTCCGACGAGCAGCTCCACGACGCGCTCGTCGCGCAGCGGCTCCCCGCGCGCCCGACCACCCAGACCGAGGCCTTAACCCGCGTCGAGGTGACCTTGCACGCCGTCAAGGTTCTCCAGGAGCACCACGTCCCGCGCTGCATCGAGCACCTCGTCGGCCAACGACCACCCATCGTCGGCGAGAGGCCCAAGACCGACCCCTCGGACAAGGCCCCGCCCGCCGCCACCCCCGTGGACCTGGACAAGGCGCGCGACTACCTCGACCGCGCGATCACCCTCgccgacctcgccgtcaagcacATCGACCTCGCCGTCGCTGTCATCTCCAGGTTCCTCGACCCCAAGGAGGTCGCCAGCCTCTCCCACTTCACCGACGAAACCGCATACATCTCTGAGGTACCTGCACTACTTACTCTCTTTGCTACTACTACTATATCTGTTGTGTATCGATCTCACCACATTTGCTAG